The sequence TCTTCTCGCCATGGAACGGGCAGCAGGCCCAAAAATCGCCACGCGACGCATTGGTCTTCCTGCGATCCCACGCGACGCGCTGGCCGATGACCTGTGAAATCGGCACGCGGTCGCGGATCTCGTCGAGAAAGGCGGGTGGAAAGCGCATTGAGGGAACTCGTTTCCCCACCATATAATCATGCCAGCTAAATCCGACGACCCCCAATGCTGGCCATACCCGGTTTCCACAGGGCAAAAAGACGGCGGCCATACGGACCGCCCTCCTTTCCAGGCTAGCGCTGGACGCTTACTGCGCGGCAAGCGCGCCGAAGATGACGCCCGAGAGGATGCCGACCAGCACATAGTCGTTGCCGACGCGGATCCATTCCTGGCCGCGGCCGGGACGATGCAGGCCGTAGCGGCCATAGTCGCGGATCGGCTGGTGCTGCCTCCAGCCGGAATATTTCTGGCCGTTGCGCCAGTGGTTCCGCTTCACGACGACCTTCTTCTTGAAGACGCGCTTCCTCACATCATTGTGGTGGCCCGGCTTCTGCCAGTCGACCTTGGTGTAATTCGACTGCGGCGCGACCGGCGCGTTCGTCGGCGCGGCCTGGCCGGCAAGTGACGTGGCGGCCATCATCGAGACGGCGAGGACAGAAAGAACGATGCGCTTCATCAGAGATCTCCTTGGTTGTCGATGCCCGAGGAATAGCGACCGGAGGATGAACTGAAACTGAACACAGGCATTACAATTGTGTAATGAAATCTTCGTCTTATTGCCGATATTTGAACATCACCGCAAAGACAACATCGACCCCCGGCAAGAGCGGCCGTTCGCCAGACCGGCCAGGGCGTGGCCGTGCGACCATTTGCGTACCCATCCATTCCCGACACGGCCTGTCGCGCCACGACGGCCCCTTGAAATCGACAAAGTTTTATTATCCGGCTAAAATATTCCGGCTATTATCCACAGTGCCATGACCATGATTCGAACCCTTGTTTTTCCGCCTGTTCGCCGCGCCGTCCGCACCGCGTGCCCTGTCCGCATGCAGGCGCCGACATGAGCGGTTCCGTCGTCCTTCTGCATCTGGCCGGCGCCGTGGCGCTGATGCTGTTTGCCACCCGCATGGTGAAGACCGGCGTCGAACGCGCCTATGGCGATGTGCTGCGCCACAGGCTGCGCGCCACCATGCGCAATCCGATCATGGCGGTGCTGGCCGGCACCGGCCTTGCGATCGCGCTGCAGAGTTCGACCGCGGTCACCCTGCTGGTCGGCTCCTTCGCCGGTTCCGGCATCGTCTCGGGTGCGGCCGGCCAATTGGCGGTGCGCGGCGCCGAGATCGGCTCGGCGCTTGTGGTCAAGCTGCTGACTTTCGACCTCACGCTGCTGGTGCCGCTCTGCCTAATCACCGGCACGGTGATGTTCATGGCCACCGAGCGGCGCGACTGGCGCCAGACCGGCCGCATCCTGGTCGGCATCGGCCTCTTGATCCTGTCGCTGGAGATGATCGGCCAGGCATCCGAGCCGCTGCGCAACAGCCAGCTGATGCCGGTCATCATCAACTACTTCTCCAGCGATTCCATCACCGCCTATCTCCTGGCGGCGCTGATCACATGGCTGTTCCAGTCGAGCATCGCCGCGGTGCTTTTGATGGCGACGCTGGCTGGCCGCGGCCTGATCAGCCCGGAACTCGGCGTCGTGCTCATCCTCGGCGTCAATCTTGGCTCCTCGATCATCGCGCCGATGCTGACCCGCTCGGCCGGGCCGGCCGTGCGCGTCGTGCCGATCGGCAATCTCCTGATGCGCGGGCTTGGCTCTCTGGTCATGCTGGTCCTGTTCATGATCTTCCGGCCGCAGGTCGGCTTCCTCGGCGCGAAGGCGGCCGACCAGATCGTCAACGCCCACATCCTGTTCAACGTCATCGTCCTGCTCGCCGGCCTGCCGCTGGCCGGCTTCGTCTACCGCGCTTCGGAGAGGATTGTCGCGCTCGGTACCAAGCCGACGCCGGCTGCTTCGCTCGACGTCATCGAACTGTCCGCGCTCAACGAAAGCGCGCTCGACGTGCCGAGCCAGGCGCTGGCCAATGCCACGCGCGAGGTGGTGCGGGTGTGCGAGACGGTCGAGATCATGCTGAAGCGTATCATCGAGCTCTATGAGAGCGCCGACGCCGACAAGATCAAGGCGCTGGCCGCCCTCGACGACCGCGTCGACCGCAAGCATGCGGCGATAAAACTCTACCTCGCCAAGGTCACCAAGAACCCGCTGACCGAGGACGAGGCGCTGCGCTGCCAGGAGCTGATCGGCGCCTGCGTCAAGCTCGAGCAGGTCGGCGACATCATCGTGCGCAACATGCTGGTGCATGTGAAGAAGAAGGTCGATCGCGGGCTGGAATTCACCGACGAGGGCTGGAGCGAATTGTGTGCCTTCCACGGCTCGGTGCTGGCCAATGCAAGGCTTGCCTTCAACGTGCTGGTCTCGCGCGACCCCGAAACGGCGCGTCAACTGGTGCTGGAGAAGGACCAGCTGCGCGACCGCGAGAAGGAAACCAGCGCCAGCCATTTCCTGCGGCTGCGCGAAGGCACCGCCAAAAGCGTCGAGACAAGCTCGATCCATCTCGACACCATCCGCGACCTGAAGCAGATCAATTCACTGCTGGCCTCGATGGCCTATCCGGTGCTCGAAGAGCGCGGCCTGCTGACCGGGTCGAGGCTGAAGGCGGGTTGAGAAGTTGCTGATCTCCCCCACAAGGGAGGTGAGAAGTGGTCCGCGTAGCGGACGAAAAGCCAATTGCTTGGCTTTTCGAGCTTCGAACGCCCTGAGCCTGCGAAGGGCCGAGTGGCGCCTCCCCGCCGGGTCCCGCTTCTTTCGCAGCGTCCCGGCGTTCGCCGGCCTTTCATCGTGCCACTGGCACGATGAATTCGCTTCGCGAACCGGCTGCTCACCCTCACTCAAGAAAAGCTAAAGTCGCGACAAAAATTTCTGGATTGCCCGCGCCGCCCATCCGTGGTTTGAGGCCGTTGCAGCCAAGGCATTCCCATGTCGCTTCCGCTCATTGCCCTGTTCATCGCCGCTTTCGCTTTCGGCACCACCGAATTCGTCATTGCTGGCGTGCTGCCGCAGGTGGCGGAGGGGCTTGGCGTTTCGGTTCCCTCCGCCGGCTATCTCGTCTCCGGCTATGCCTGCGGCATCGCCATCGGCGGCCCGCTGCTGGCGCTGGTCACCAAATCCCTGCCGCGCAAGACCTTGCTGCTCGGCCTCGCC comes from Mesorhizobium japonicum MAFF 303099 and encodes:
- a CDS encoding RcnB family protein, translated to MKRIVLSVLAVSMMAATSLAGQAAPTNAPVAPQSNYTKVDWQKPGHHNDVRKRVFKKKVVVKRNHWRNGQKYSGWRQHQPIRDYGRYGLHRPGRGQEWIRVGNDYVLVGILSGVIFGALAAQ
- a CDS encoding Na/Pi cotransporter family protein, which codes for MSGSVVLLHLAGAVALMLFATRMVKTGVERAYGDVLRHRLRATMRNPIMAVLAGTGLAIALQSSTAVTLLVGSFAGSGIVSGAAGQLAVRGAEIGSALVVKLLTFDLTLLVPLCLITGTVMFMATERRDWRQTGRILVGIGLLILSLEMIGQASEPLRNSQLMPVIINYFSSDSITAYLLAALITWLFQSSIAAVLLMATLAGRGLISPELGVVLILGVNLGSSIIAPMLTRSAGPAVRVVPIGNLLMRGLGSLVMLVLFMIFRPQVGFLGAKAADQIVNAHILFNVIVLLAGLPLAGFVYRASERIVALGTKPTPAASLDVIELSALNESALDVPSQALANATREVVRVCETVEIMLKRIIELYESADADKIKALAALDDRVDRKHAAIKLYLAKVTKNPLTEDEALRCQELIGACVKLEQVGDIIVRNMLVHVKKKVDRGLEFTDEGWSELCAFHGSVLANARLAFNVLVSRDPETARQLVLEKDQLRDREKETSASHFLRLREGTAKSVETSSIHLDTIRDLKQINSLLASMAYPVLEERGLLTGSRLKAG